Genomic window (Gelria sp. Kuro-4):
AGAAGAAGGCTTGGAGGTGAGGTTCATGTTTAATATGGGCATGCTCATGGAACAGATTCAAGCTGAGATAACCGCCCTGCAGAACCGGCTGGAAAACACGACCTTCGAAGGGGCGGCGCACGAAGGTAAGGTCAAGGCCTGGGCCAACGGACTCCAAATGCTGGTCGCCCTGGACGTCAGCCCGGAAATCATCCGTGGCCTGCCGCCCGCCGAGTTGAGCGAGGCCGTTGTTGCTGCCTGCAATGCCGCCCTGAAGCAGGCGCGCCTGGAGCTGAATAAAGAAATCGCCCGCCTGACGGGTGGCAACCTGGAACTGGGCCGCTATCCCAACCTGGACTGAGGGGTGGTTAGGATGGCCGAAGGAACTGACCTGCCCGGCCTGTCCGGGGATAGCTACCTCAACCTGGTCACGAGCCTTCTCAGCGGGCAAAAGGACCTGAGTCCCCAGCTGCTTGTAGCCCTCCTCAGCCTCACCAACCTGCTCGGGATAGTGGGTTACCTCAATGCGCAAAGCGGCGTGCCGGTTCCGTCCGGTGCCGGAGCCGGGCGCGAAGGCATCGATAAGCAGGCTCTCACCAGTACCCTGCTCTCCCTCCTTGGATCGCAGGGGGAGGGTGGGAAAAAAGACGCCGCCCTGGCCGGCCTCTTGAGCTCCCTAAGCACGCAGGGGGGCGGTGGGCGCAAGCTCGACCCGGCGGCGCTGATGAGCCTGGTAAGCTCGCTGGCCGGCCGCGAGGAGCCGGCCACCCGGGCGCAGTACGCCAGCGAGGCGGCGCCGGACAAGGAACGGCTGGAAAGCAAAGAAACAAAAGAAGGACACACGCGCAGGGGGTAGGCACCGGGCCTACCCCCTAGCTTCTTTGCCCTCTGTATCAGAACCAGTCGCCCAAAAGCAGCAGGATGAGGATCAGGAAAACCAGAAATGATCTGCGGTCAGCCATTTTGACCCTCCTTCCCTACCGGCTCTTAGAACCAGTCACCCAGGAGGAGCAGGATGAGGATCAGGAAAACCAGGAATGACCTGCGATCAGCCAAGAAGCCTCCCATATTGATCCTCCTCGTGCAGTCAGCCCATTAGAACCAATCGCCCAAAAGCAGCAGGATCAGGATAAGGAAAACCAGGAACGTACGGCGGCCGCCGGGATCAGGAGCTAGGGGTTCAGCCATGGAGAATCCTCCTTTCACAGTTTGACGGGATGGCCGGCCTGTGCCGGCCTTTTTTATCCTATGACACCCGGGCCCTAGATGTTACAACCTGGCGGGAACCGGCCGTTCCACGCCTTCCCGTGGGGTCAGTCTATACTATGGCGGCCGGCGCCAAAACGTTACCCCGCCCGCGCGGTCTTTGCGGCCGCCGGCGGCTATAGTATAATGGGAGTGGTATACCCAAGGCAGTACCCAGAGGACGGGGGGCAGTAAAGGTTGCAACCGGGAAAACTTGCGCCCGAGCTCTTACACCGAATCGTCTTTCCCTACCTGGGGGCAAAGCGCCAGGACGTCCTCGTGCGCCCGGGCATCGGGCAGGACTGCAGCGTGGTGGATTTCGGCTCTGACTTGGCCGTTCTCTCCAGCGACCCCATTACCGCGAGCGGGCATCACCTCGGCTACCTGGCGGTACATGTCTCGGCCAACGACGTGGCCGCTACGGGGGCGGAGCCGGTAGGGCTTCTCCTCACCCTCCTCTTGCCGCCCGGCACCCGGCCGGCGGAAATCGAGGCCATCATGCAGGAGATCCACGCTGCCGCGGCCAGCCTTAATATGGCGGTGCTGGGCGGGCACACCGAGTTCACCCCCGCCGTGCACCGACCGGTAGCCGCCGTGACCGCCCTCGGACGCGCCGTCAAAGGCCGGTGCATCACCGCCGCCGGGGGACGGCCCGGCGACACGCTGCTTCTCACCAAGACGGCCGGCTGTGAAGGCACCGCCATTTTGGCCGCCGACCTGGCCGCGCCGCTTTCGGAACGGTTGGGGCACGAACTCGTGGCCCGCGCCCAGGGCTTCACCGCCCATATCAGCGTGGTACCGGAGGGACGTATCGCAGCGCGCTGCGGCGCCCACGCCATGCACGACGTCACCGAAGGCGGCGTCCTCGGCGCCGTGGCCGAGCTGGCCACGGCCTCGGGCTGCGGTGCCGAGCTTTGGGCCGACCAGGTGCCGCTCGCCCCGGAAACTGTAGCCATCTGCGAGGCGCTGTCCCTCGATCCCCTGGGGCTTATC
Coding sequences:
- a CDS encoding YbaB/EbfC family nucleoid-associated protein, translating into MFNMGMLMEQIQAEITALQNRLENTTFEGAAHEGKVKAWANGLQMLVALDVSPEIIRGLPPAELSEAVVAACNAALKQARLELNKEIARLTGGNLELGRYPNLD
- a CDS encoding AIR synthase family protein, with protein sequence MQPGKLAPELLHRIVFPYLGAKRQDVLVRPGIGQDCSVVDFGSDLAVLSSDPITASGHHLGYLAVHVSANDVAATGAEPVGLLLTLLLPPGTRPAEIEAIMQEIHAAAASLNMAVLGGHTEFTPAVHRPVAAVTALGRAVKGRCITAAGGRPGDTLLLTKTAGCEGTAILAADLAAPLSERLGHELVARAQGFTAHISVVPEGRIAARCGAHAMHDVTEGGVLGAVAELATASGCGAELWADQVPLAPETVAICEALSLDPLGLIGSGSLLIAAAEPEAVQEPLARAGIAVAAIGRLLPKAEGLWLSAAGVRQPLIVPPRDELYRAFAGE